In Camelina sativa cultivar DH55 chromosome 13, Cs, whole genome shotgun sequence, the genomic window TACGACTATACAATGTCATCGAATCCGCAATTAAGAGATATTAACACAGCTAACGACCACCAAACCAACCTCTTGGcggttgctgctgctgctgcatcaTACCTCCTCTATCTCCATTCATCAGCTTATCTAAAACAACATTGAGGTCAACCGCTTGACCATTCTCAGTCAATGTTCTCACTGTTCCTCTCACTTGGTCCCTTGGGAACCCCATGCTTACCACTTTGTCGATTACATCATCCACTGGGGCTCGGCTTCCTGATCTTGGGGAACCGGAGCCGCCACTTCCACCGCTACTGATGGCTGAAGCCATTAGTAATCCTTGTGGTAGTGGGCGTGCCATTGGGAGCTGTGGGTAAGCACCAGATCCGCTTCCACTCTGATGTGGCGGTTTCACAGACGGGGTGTTTCCATACTGTGAGGATGGTGGACCGGTATACTGGTAAGGCTCAGGAGAGTACCCGGAAGCGAAACCTGAATTGGATCTCCCACCTGATCCATCATACATTGATGGTGGCGTTGGAGGACCGTTGTAGTACTGTTGAGATGGGGCTGAAACTGAAGGTGGATGAGAAGGTGGTTGACGAGGAGGGTTTGGTGGGTAAGATTGCTGAGGGTAAGGTGGTTCCTCCGGGTTGTAGCCAGACGGGTGTTGGAGCTGTGGAGGTGGCTGCTGTGGGTATTGTGGCTGTTGAGGAGGTGACTGGTAAGGTGGTTGATGCAGTGACTGGGTTGGAGGAGGAGGTTGATATGGAGGCTGGTTTGTTGGAGGCGGCTGGGACTGACCAGGCGGAGGGAAATAAGGCTCTTGTTGGGGAGAGAACTGGTTAGGAAGCTGAGGCAGTTGTGATGAAGGAGGCGGGAGACTGTGCTGTGAGGCAGGCGGTTGGATAAATTGTTGTGGCGGGAGGCCCTGCTGAGTAAGAGACTGGGGAGCTGCAGCAGAAGCTGGTGGCTGAGGCAGTGATGCGGGTGGCTGAGGAGTGGGTTCAACATGTGTAGAGTGTGTCTCGGGCTGCTGGTTTACCTTTGAAAAATGGAGCTTTGAAAGCTGAAGCTGGGCTTCAACTATGTCTTGTTTGTCCTTCAACATCTGTACACCGCTTTCCACCTGATATAGCAATCATACAAAGAAGGTACTGAGAAATCTAGAAGCTTGATAGATGGTATATCGAATGAAAGCTCAAATGCATTAAAgacattgaaaaaaataaaaatcatgaaaCCAGAAACTTCTTTGAAGTTAAATGATCAATAACTCCCAGGCCAGGCTAGAATAGTGGAATTGGCATCCAAAAGGCAGAGAATAACGCTTAGTCTAATATCTCAGATTCATTAGGTTGTTTCTATAAATTCaaactaatttacttaaggTTAGAGTTAAGTTACCTCTAACATGATGTTTTCAAGCTGTCTCAGTTTCCCATCAGTGGTTCCATGGCTGTTCCCAACAGAAACTTTCACATCATCCACCAGGTTCTCGAGATTTCGAGTTCTGGTCTCCAGCTGAGTTAGACGTGCACTGACACCTTCTATGACATGTATCAGGTTATCAGCATGTGCCTTCATTGTGCGATCAATCGCAGATAAAATGGCTGACTCTGAGGCATTTCGATTCTTCTCAGCAAACAACTTTGAAGGTTCAAGAGAGTCCATGGAACCATAACTCTGTAATAACGAATCAGATGCAACAAGGTTAAAAGTGTGATAACTACGATTATCCTAACCATGCAATGCAAGCATCAAAGCAAGATTAAAGCAAACTGGTAATGaaacataaaagtaaataatagaCACAATAGCTGTAGATCATATATAATACCTAAAAAATCAGGTGGTCTTCTACAAAACTTATACTGAATGAAACATTAAAGACAGATATGTAAAATGATGCTTACACAACTAGTCTCTGAACGATGAACTAAGAACAGATCAAGTCAGGCAAAATGTAAGCACAGAAGAGTGAAGAAAACACAGAGCGGAGCTTGAGAACCagaactagtatatatatatatatatatatatatatatatccattaaCACAGTCAAAATAACTGTTTATGATTCTTCTAAACCTTAATACCGATTCTAATTAGCAAAATACCGTAATCGTGGTAAAAACTAACAGAGACACAAACAAAGGAGATTGATCGCAAATCATAAAAGACAAGGggagaatttttagaaaatatttactCTTGCGGAAGAAGTTGAAACCGGTTTTGGATCAGATGCATCCCAAACCCTAGCGGCCGTGGAATTAACAGATCCGGCGAGATCTAAAGCGTGGTGAGACAATCCGACAGAGGCAATAGGGCGAATAGGCTGGAAATCATAGCTAGGAAAGATCGCTTCCTTCTTCGACTCCAAGCCATTGTTGTTATTATCACCGGCACGGTGCTTCTGGTGATCGCCGCCGTCTTgtgagttattattattagtattgtcTTCGTTCATCAGATCCATTATCTGCTTATCCGAGTACATAGACGTATTCATCGATCGAAGTTGTATTGCATTATATAATAATCTCTCCCCTTAGATTTTATATGATTTCGTTTAACTTCCtggagaaaaattaaaaattaattttcatcgGCCACATCGTATAAGTCAGCATCTCTTTTCTACTGTAGCGTGTCAACATCAATTCGAAGACTTGCTGTAGCCCATTGGGCTTGGAGACTTAATTAGCCCATTAGGAAGAAACATCAAGATTTGAGTAAGAGTGGATAATTTTAAGACAGGAAGaagattacatatattttaatattatggGTGACTAAAGTTCTTTAAACACTGTGATTTGGTGGGATACGCCAAGCCCTTGCAATAGTGCAACGCATGGGCGACGAACATGAGAACAAATAGCAAGCTATTTCGATGGCTCACTCCCTAAACATTTGAGTTAATATCGTGTGGATACCACACTTGAATTTGAATAAAAGCCACGGTCCACATATCAGGtattaaactgataagaacagataCTACACTATCTTAGCCAAAAAGCCGAGAAAGGTATGCTTTGTTTTAAAGTTTGCGAGTCCTTTTATAGCAAAACGTCTTTGTTTGGCTAATACTCTTCCGATGTGGGACTAGTGTTAGTAGTGTAAGCTAACACTTCAACAGAAATCAGCTCATAAGTAAGTTTACTGAGGAAAAGCTAAGACGTTTTAGTTTCATAAATTGCTGGCTAAggaaactttatttatttagaaaattttcaaagttaatGATTGATAGAGGTTGTTCTCAACAAGAGACAACCCTCCAAAAATAGGCGTATGCCGCTTAGTACGACAAACACACGGTATTCTTTAGTAAAAGGCGAAAGAATAGTTCGCTATGTGCTTATCGCACGGCTCCGTGGTTTTTTAACAGAAGGCAATCTACATCTTATATATGGATTGAGTTTGTATCTTTCTCTGTGTGTTTACGATGTGGGACTTAAAACCAATGTATGCAAAAATCACGCGTTCTCTCTTTTGTATTCCTTTGTCACAGTAATGGGCTTTCATTACTTTTGGTTTCCTCCACTCTCTTATGAAAGTAATTAAACCAAATTCAATAATATGGGCCTTTATTACTTTCCCCCACTTTTGTAATTGTGAAGTCATTTTGATCTAAATTTAGAATAAGGGACTAGGGACCATAAAGAAATCATAGTAACTTTCGAAAACAATCGCTAGTACAAGACTCACCGTTGTACTTTCAGAGAAGTACAATGTTGattttcctcattcttcttctaaTGATTTTTGCAGTACACAAgtctgaagtttttttttgtactataCAAAACATAAACGAATGCTACAAAACTTTGTTCCGTGTACTACAATTTGTGTGGTTATATTGTGTACTACTCAATCCTTCATTATGTGTGATTGTATATAAATAGTTCCCAGCGGTTTCTAGGCAGATCAAAACACAAGATATTTTGAAGGTAGTGGATCTCGACAGGGTCGATATGAGAACACATGTGCAACCAAGGGATGTAATGACGCCATGTAATGATTATATCTCTCGGTTTCATGTGTTCTCAGGTCACCCCTGCTGAGCTCTTTCTCTACCGTCCATCTTTATCAACACCGTAGCTTTTATTCATATACCAAATGGTAAGTTTCTATGTAATTTCGAAATATGTAGTActacaaatgaaataaaaaatacaaatattgttGTAAATCTTGGTAACCTCACGTACCTATGTGTAATATATGCTATGAATGGTGTTTGATCTAGTCTTGCTCTTTGTCCTTTAACAAGATAGACTgccaaagaaacagaggaagcaaGAAACCCACAATGAGCTCATCAGTAATATGTTTGTGATGTTAATTTTCTTAGTTTAAGCCATGCTATTAAAAGAAAGGTTTACTTCGCGGAGGAGGCGGAGAGCAGCAGGACGAGTGAACTTCCTGGCGAAGAGGAAGCACGGCGACGGTTTCCCTTTACTGCTACACCATTCTCGCCGATATTCCGTCTCGTAGTTGATATTGTCTATTCCCTGTGAATCAATGTGTTTGGTAAGTGATTCAATTTCTGTTTTAAGCTTGTAAAGAGGGTTAAAGCcatagcaagaaaaaaaaaaagatacataaTGGAGAGTTTTAGTTCTACCAAATAAAATGTTGGTCTTAAGAATGCATTACCATAATATAACAAACTAACCCAATTCTGATTTGATTTGGTAACCCCAAGTGAACGAAAAATTTGAGACCCTAATCGAACCGGTTTCATTTCAGTTTTAGTCTGGAGTTTGGTGTTACCTCTTCACAAAACCTGAATACAGTACTCGAAATCCAAGATATCTAAACCGTAAGACCAAATGCCCGGACCTTACCAAAAATCTGAACCCACAATTTCTCTTTTGGTCCAAGAAGTGATAACATGTGTACCTTAATGGAGTGTATTAAATCAGGAGTCGCATCAGAAAATTTGTACGTCATAGGATGCCATCCACGACGTTCGTTTCTTTTAGAGGAAGAAAGGTCCCAAGCTGAGTGTGTCAGTGATCTACGTGTGAGTTCGCTATCTACACCCTTTTGCTGAAAATTTAAGAAGGATTACCAGATTTGATTAATTGTACCATTCATTTCTAAATGACAATGCATACGGCTGGATCAAACATTAATCTTACAGATAGCAATGTCTGAACGTAGTGCTCATCAGGTATACAGTTGTGTTCCTTCCAACCTTCAGCTGGCTACACAATAAGACTACATTAGTACAATACATCGTGTCCTGGTCATCAAGCTAGAAATGCCTTCCAGATTCTACAGACTAAGGCCTTGTTCGTTTATTCATTTGGATGGACCATCTGAATGAATCATTCATGTGTTGTtcgtttttgtcaaaaaaagagCATCATCATCTGAatgggttttaaaattttaggcaaaaatttgaaactcatTTGGATGATTCTAGTTGGACCATTTGGATGAAAAtggtttatcaaaaaattacagGAGAATTATTGATTGACCATCCAaatgaactatttttttatcttgtttgttGGGTCATTTGCCATTGAAATGAATCATTTAGATGTATCATTTAAATAGATCATTTAGATGGAAATGGTAAATGATGAAACGAACATGGCCTAAAACGTGCAGGAATCAAATGGACATGAGCTTATGGGGTGACGAGGAACTGTTAATATGGTGCGGTAATTAAATCTGTGACCAGAGAAATAGCAACTTACTACAGGACGATCTCGCCAAAACTCTGGAAGTGATTTTCTCTGCAAGATCATATGCATGAAAAAAGTTAATGAGTGAGCCAAGACAACAACAGTGAACTTTCCACTAACACAGTAACTCTCACAATAACACCCAAATCTAAGATCAGTGGTTCTAAGCCCTCTTGGCAGCTAAAACCATCTATCTTTTGAAACTGAATGAATGAAAATAAAGAGAGtatttcataccaaaaaaaagattaaaaaataaagagagtatATCCTTCTTTTCAGTATTATACTAGCGGACAGctcaaaaatttaattacagTATTCCTAAGCTTGCTAATGAAGTGAAGGTTTCAACAACTTACTCTGCAGTGCTGCTGAAACATAGGAAAGACGGATGTATCATTCACCACAATTTCTGCATGTTTTCTATTCAGAACGACCCACTTCGAGAAGACGATAGGATGAAGAAAACATAGCAGAGATAATGTCAGCTAAACTGTACACATTCAGAATGACAGAATTCGTGGTCATTTAGAAATACATTTTACACAACAAGGGATTGGAACTTTACCTGTGATCCTTTTCTCCAGTTATGAACAGGAATAATGGGATTCATTCTAGGATTATAACGGCTATCTTTTGTATCTGCAAAGCtgcaataaagaaaaatatttagtgATTCCAACATAAACATTTCTTTCTGTTGGCATCAAAGTTACAGTATGGAGTTTATGTATTTAAGCATCACGGACCTATCAACGAAACTAGTTGGTGTTGACATGATATAGTTATAAGTGTAGCTGAAACTGTACAGAGGTATGCAGCtgagaagaaaccaaacaaactgaAAAATTTAGTTAGGCAGGTTCATCAATTGCAATCCAGACATAAAATGATATTTACAGAATCAATCTCACCtatcagaaagaaaaacaaagcggTGATTAAATGGATCACTAAGTGCATGTCTGAGCAATACACGTTCTGCTTCAATCATGGTTGATTCACCCCAGTCTACCTGTAATTAACAAATGAATCAGAcgaccttaaaaaaaaaaaaagctgctaatgaaaaaaaatcatgatatgATAAACTGATACATCATTCTCATAGCAGCAACCTGTATACTGTCATTAACTTGCCGATTCAAAAAGAACTTGGATCTAGTTGTAGCCTCGCTGAGTACGAATCCCGGTCTAGAATGAACATATATTGAGAACTTTCCATCCTCACCCTGCAAAAGAACATAATTATCATGGACCAAGCTCGATACTTCAACATGGCTTTGACAAATTCTTTATAgctataaaacataatttatataactaAAGAATCCACATTCCAACAGTGAAAACATCCAAAAGATCCCAACTCTAGTAACTTCAAGCTGATTTTAGTGACTCACATCTGATCCTCAAGTACCAGAATCTAACCTATAGTGTTTCAGAACCCAATTAGAGAAAGGAGGAGAAGTGTATGTATACCTGAAAGAAAGCGTCCCAGACAAACTCGAGAGGGAGTCGATTCCGGGCAATGAAGAGGAAAGCAATCTGAGGTTTCTGATCGAGGCGAGGCTTGAGAGACGAAGTGATTCCATGGAAACGAGCTTGGATAAATGCGAAACGAGCTTGGATATATACGAAAGTCCCCAAGCAGAAAGCGAACATCAATGTACCGTATACCTTCCTCTTCCATCTGTACAGTAACTTCTGCTGCGAcgccttcttcttcattttttggaTTGGATCCACCCacccagtaaaaaaaaatcgcGGCTCAAGTCAATTTTCCCGCCATTCGTCTCCGTAGATCAGAACTTTACATAGTCAATTAGACGGTAAACACAGCttcgtatctctctctctatatatatatatcttgttctAAGTCGTATTCGTCTCTGGTTTAAATTCAAGATGTTTGGAGGCAATCAACTCTAGATCTCTGAAGCCGAATCAGATCGAACATGGAAGAATCTATTTCAAAATCAGTGGAAGATTTACCGGTTGATTGAAGCGAACTCCAAGGACGATGTCTTCGAGCTGAAAGAAGCTTTGTGATCCGGGGGAGACGAGTCACGTGGAAGGAGAAGATGAGCTTTCAGCTTTCACGGGAAGGAGGAGACTTGGAGAGTGAGAAAGTGAGGGAGAGATGCTGGTGAGGTGGgcctttctcttgttttttcgTAAAGCGAACACTTCCCACTGGCAAAATTGAAGCCCGGTCCAATTCATACCCacctaattaatattttttaaaccgATTAAACGCTAACCGACCTGGTTCAATCATTTTAATTACAGCATAAACCCCCAACTATCAAAATTTAATGATAATGGCCGAAATGAGGttgttacattaatttctttgtctatgcattatttgtttttcgttttttttttttttagttagaatgacattttgatagtttgtaCTTTGTACGTGTGAATTCAGAATTTTGCGATTATATTTAAGTTTCTAACTTATAACCAAAACACTGAATTTTGGCCGAATTTTTGTAAAGATGTATAAACTCAATTGCAACATGTATGAAATATAGATAcgatgttttttttgggttaaaagttaaaacataacCATGTATACAAATTCAACGATAACGTGTACAGACTTAGTTATAGCAACTCTATAAAACTATTACGAAAAAATTACTTCAGGCCACACAGGTTCGTCAAAGAAATATCAACCGTGAATAGTAGACAAACACGTGGAGCATCTTTGGAACCACTTGTACTCTTTTGATCGTTCCTACCAGCTAGTACAAAACTCGCCGTTgtactttcaagtttcaaacaagtacaatgttgttttcttttaatcaatttttGCAGCTGCACAAGTCTTGTCTGAAGGTTTTTTGTACTACAAGAAAAcgtaaatgaatgcaacagtaCTTAAGCCAGTGTACTACAATTTTTGGTGGTAAGATTGTGTACTACCCATTATTGCCCAATCCCTTCATAACTTGTGGGGTGTATACATATTTAGTCCCCCATCAGTTTTCAGGGAAATCGGTACTCGAATTGTAACTATCCTATGTATTTATGACTGgttcaaaagagagaaaaaaatcgTCAAGGTAGTGGATCTCGACAGGGTCGACATGAGAACACATGTGCAATCAACGATTGTAATGATGCCACGTCATTATTATGTTACATCTCTCGTTTTTCATGTGTTCTCAGGTCACCCCTGCTGAGCTCTTTCTCTACCGTCCAAACAGCCAAACTTATCAACGTCGGTGACTTCATTCATTCACCAAATTAATGGGGTTAGTTTTTACAAGAATTTATAATGTTACATATCGGAATAAATGCTTTGAATGGTGACTGATCAACTAGAATTTTCTTGCTCTTTGTCTTTTACAAGATGAGAGActgacaaagaaacagaactaggcaaaaagaaaccaaaacaatgaTCGAGTTGATCAAAATGTTTGTgatgttatctattttttttctttgtttttcttcttctttgacgtCAACACTACTACACTAGGAGTTGATTTGTTACAGTCACTTAGTCTAAGTATTACCCTCCAATATATTCAAAGATATGCAAACTAACTCTGGTTTGTTTTGCAATAGCGTCAGCTATATTGTTGTTGTGGAGTGACAATTTCAACACGAACAagaacatatattaaaaaagtttaaagacTCTTTGACATGATAACAACAAATTCTTCCTTAAGTGTTCCATTAACATTTTGATCCACAAAACCCCCCTATAGCAAAAGATTAATCTGCCTAgtgtattaattaattacttggCCATTACCCATTACTTCTGATATGGCCAAATGCTTGGCAGCACAAATACGCAATCAACAAACGGGACGAAGTCTACCACTTCTCACTTtaccatcttcctcttcatcgtcGTCCAGAAGTCGCCGGGAAACATCTTCACTTccagaagacgacgacgaagggCCACAACACATTCCACCCCAACGTGGAAAGTAAATAGATGTAACAGAAAGTGAAAACACAAACATCATCAAACCCATAAGTGAAAT contains:
- the LOC104735473 gene encoding tyrosine-protein phosphatase non-receptor type 23 yields the protein MNTSMYSDKQIMDLMNEDNTNNNNSQDGGDHQKHRAGDNNNNGLESKKEAIFPSYDFQPIRPIASVGLSHHALDLAGSVNSTAARVWDASDPKPVSTSSARSYGSMDSLEPSKLFAEKNRNASESAILSAIDRTMKAHADNLIHVIEGVSARLTQLETRTRNLENLVDDVKVSVGNSHGTTDGKLRQLENIMLEVESGVQMLKDKQDIVEAQLQLSKLHFSKVNQQPETHSTHVEPTPQPPASLPQPPASAAAPQSLTQQGLPPQQFIQPPASQHSLPPPSSQLPQLPNQFSPQQEPYFPPPGQSQPPPTNQPPYQPPPPTQSLHQPPYQSPPQQPQYPQQPPPQLQHPSGYNPEEPPYPQQSYPPNPPRQPPSHPPSVSAPSQQYYNGPPTPPSMYDGSGGRSNSGFASGYSPEPYQYTGPPSSQYGNTPSVKPPHQSGSGSGAYPQLPMARPLPQGLLMASAISSGGSGGSGSPRSGSRAPVDDVIDKVVSMGFPRDQVRGTVRTLTENGQAVDLNVVLDKLMNGDRGGMMQQQQQPPRGWFGGR
- the LOC104735474 gene encoding uncharacterized protein LOC104735474, encoding MKKKASQQKLLYRWKRKVYGTLMFAFCLGTFVYIQARFAFIQARFHGITSSLKPRLDQKPQIAFLFIARNRLPLEFVWDAFFQGEDGKFSIYVHSRPGFVLSEATTRSKFFLNRQVNDSIQVDWGESTMIEAERVLLRHALSDPFNHRFVFLSDSCIPLYSFSYTYNYIMSTPTSFVDSFADTKDSRYNPRMNPIIPVHNWRKGSQWVVLNRKHAEIVVNDTSVFPMFQQHCRRKSLPEFWRDRPVPAEGWKEHNCIPDEHYVQTLLSQKGVDSELTRRSLTHSAWDLSSSKRNERRGWHPMTYKFSDATPDLIHSIKGIDNINYETEYRREWCSSKGKPSPCFLFARKFTRPAALRLLRESILLKDKEQD